The uncultured Cohaesibacter sp. genome window below encodes:
- a CDS encoding PfkB family carbohydrate kinase: MTISSHPAALLGIGDNVVDFYLDRNEFFPGGNALNVAVLAKRFGLADTGYIGIVGNDEEGNHVLNCLAEEQVWSERVRQAYGENGKAIVHLDDKGDRVFLRSNKGGIQKRLGLRLEETDLEAVERYGHVHSSLFSNLEHELPKIRERAKSVSFDFSWRHEMDYVKSIAPFITTAFFSGSALDDAGIDALIETVAGLGVSTIGVTRGSDGAFWMVHGKRYRQGIKPTTVIDTLGAGDSFIAGYISSVLMGNSVEEALDQAATFAASTCTIFGAFGHPYKVAG, from the coding sequence ATGACCATTTCCTCCCACCCGGCAGCCCTGCTCGGCATAGGTGATAACGTTGTCGATTTCTATCTGGACAGAAACGAGTTCTTCCCCGGCGGAAATGCACTCAATGTTGCGGTTCTGGCCAAGCGGTTCGGCCTCGCAGATACAGGATACATCGGCATCGTCGGCAACGATGAAGAAGGCAACCACGTCCTCAACTGTCTGGCCGAAGAGCAGGTCTGGTCGGAACGCGTCCGGCAGGCCTATGGCGAAAACGGCAAGGCTATTGTCCATCTAGACGACAAGGGCGACCGCGTCTTCCTGCGCTCCAACAAGGGCGGCATCCAGAAAAGACTGGGCCTGCGTCTGGAAGAGACTGACCTTGAGGCCGTCGAGCGTTATGGCCACGTACACAGCTCGCTGTTCAGCAACCTCGAACATGAACTGCCCAAAATCCGAGAACGGGCAAAATCCGTTTCCTTCGACTTTTCATGGCGCCACGAGATGGACTATGTGAAGAGCATCGCCCCCTTCATCACGACCGCCTTCTTCTCCGGTTCGGCTCTTGATGATGCCGGCATCGACGCGCTCATCGAAACCGTTGCTGGCCTCGGCGTTTCGACAATTGGCGTGACGCGGGGCTCCGATGGTGCCTTCTGGATGGTCCATGGCAAACGTTATCGGCAGGGCATCAAGCCTACCACGGTGATCGATACCCTTGGCGCTGGCGATTCTTTCATCGCCGGTTACATTTCAAGTGTCTTGATGGGCAACTCTGTCGAAGAGGCCCTCGATCAGGCCGCGACCTTCGCCGCCAGCACATGCACCATATTCGGAGCCTTTGGCCACCCCTACAAGGTGGCAGGCTGA
- a CDS encoding hydantoinase B/oxoprolinase family protein, translating into MTTIDPITVEVIGSALSSIVEEMGEALVRASYSTNIKERRDCSTALFDNKGNTLCQAEHIPMHLGSFIGILPNIMKRFDLADIKPGDVFMGNDAYEGGATHLPDIVMAEPIFVDGELIAWAVNTAHHSDFADLGHEHIYQEGIRIPPVRLYKAGELQQDIQNLFLLNCQVPHERISDLRAQMSANRLCVQRMQDLCAKYGTDKVLAAGEELQDYAERKMRAGIAAIPDGTYSFSDIFDSNQWKERMEFSVDITVTGDELTLAFDGPPQVRSGLNMIYTSLLASCYYAVKAVVDPTILPNAGLARPLTVTAPEGSILNCKHPAAVEGRIAACQRVADIIQGALAKAIPGKVAAAGNGCCTGAIFNGIREDGSIWVYLETIGGGGGARPSKDGLSGIQVHLTNTSNLPVEALELEYPLTLLRYELVDGSAGGGQYRGGMGIRRVYRVERPCRFSVEASRVSSCAWGLEGGEAGQMTHLDFGDGRTEFKGMADLKPGQIVEIVTPGGGGYGDPTKRTREAIERDIAEDRITPDFAKQVYSFSE; encoded by the coding sequence ATGACAACGATCGATCCAATCACCGTGGAAGTCATCGGTTCCGCACTCTCTTCCATCGTGGAAGAGATGGGGGAAGCCCTCGTTCGCGCCTCCTATTCGACCAACATCAAGGAACGTCGCGACTGCTCGACTGCCCTGTTCGACAACAAGGGCAACACCCTGTGCCAGGCCGAGCATATCCCGATGCATCTGGGCAGCTTCATCGGCATCCTGCCGAACATCATGAAGCGCTTCGACCTTGCGGACATCAAGCCCGGCGACGTGTTCATGGGCAACGATGCCTACGAGGGTGGCGCCACCCATCTGCCCGACATCGTGATGGCCGAGCCGATCTTCGTTGACGGCGAGCTGATCGCCTGGGCAGTCAACACCGCGCACCATTCCGACTTCGCCGACCTTGGCCACGAGCACATCTATCAGGAAGGCATCCGCATTCCGCCGGTCCGCCTCTACAAGGCAGGCGAGCTGCAGCAGGACATCCAGAACCTGTTCCTGCTCAACTGTCAGGTGCCACATGAACGCATCTCCGACCTGCGCGCCCAGATGTCAGCCAACCGCCTCTGCGTCCAGCGCATGCAGGACCTTTGCGCCAAATACGGCACGGACAAGGTTCTGGCCGCTGGCGAAGAGCTGCAGGACTATGCCGAACGCAAGATGCGCGCCGGTATCGCTGCGATTCCGGACGGAACCTATTCCTTCTCGGACATCTTCGACAGCAACCAGTGGAAAGAGCGCATGGAATTCTCGGTCGACATCACCGTCACCGGGGACGAATTGACCCTCGCCTTTGATGGCCCACCGCAGGTCCGCAGTGGTCTCAACATGATCTACACCTCGCTTCTGGCCTCCTGCTACTATGCGGTCAAGGCGGTGGTCGATCCGACGATTCTGCCAAACGCCGGCCTTGCCCGCCCGCTGACGGTTACAGCACCGGAAGGCTCGATCCTCAACTGCAAGCATCCAGCTGCCGTTGAAGGCCGAATTGCCGCCTGCCAGCGTGTTGCCGACATCATTCAGGGTGCCCTCGCCAAGGCCATTCCGGGCAAGGTTGCCGCAGCGGGCAACGGCTGCTGCACCGGAGCCATCTTCAATGGCATCCGTGAAGACGGCTCCATCTGGGTCTATCTGGAAACCATCGGTGGTGGTGGCGGCGCCCGCCCGTCCAAGGACGGCCTGTCCGGCATCCAGGTTCACCTGACCAACACATCCAACCTGCCCGTAGAGGCACTCGAGCTGGAATATCCGCTCACTCTTCTGCGCTACGAGCTGGTTGACGGATCTGCCGGTGGTGGGCAGTACCGGGGCGGCATGGGCATTCGGCGCGTTTATCGCGTAGAACGACCCTGCCGCTTTTCGGTCGAAGCCTCCCGCGTCAGCTCCTGTGCATGGGGTCTGGAAGGTGGCGAAGCTGGCCAGATGACCCATCTCGACTTTGGCGACGGTCGCACCGAGTTCAAGGGCATGGCTGATCTCAAGCCGGGCCAGATCGTCGAGATCGTCACCCCGGGTGGTGGCGGCTATGGAGATCCGACCAAGCGCACCAGGGAAGCCATCGAGCGGGACATCGCCGAAGACCGCATCACCCCGGACTTTGCAAAACAGGTTTACAGCTTCTCCGAATAA
- a CDS encoding sugar ABC transporter permease encodes MQASRFRWHIVIFLAPAVIVYTAVMIFPLFNTLRLALYTDVDQVRTFIGLGNFNRLFGDPRWSEQFWNALGNNFKFFFIHMLVQNPIGIALAAMLSHPRLRFAALYRSAIFIPTILSFVIVGFAWKLILSPIWGIAPSMLDAVGLKSLFAPWLGKEAYALVTLSLVSVWQFVGIPMMLIYAALLSIPEEILEAGEIDGITGINAFWKIKLPLILPSIGIISILTFVGNFNAFDLIYAAQGALAGPNFSTDILGTFLYRTFFGFQLQLGDPYMGSAVAGTMFAIILVGVCIYLFGIQTRMRRYQL; translated from the coding sequence ATGCAAGCTTCCCGCTTCCGATGGCATATCGTCATTTTTCTGGCGCCTGCGGTCATTGTCTATACGGCGGTCATGATTTTCCCGCTGTTCAATACCTTGCGTCTTGCGCTCTATACCGATGTTGATCAGGTCCGTACCTTTATCGGTCTGGGCAATTTCAACCGGCTGTTCGGCGACCCGCGCTGGTCGGAACAGTTCTGGAACGCGCTTGGCAACAATTTCAAATTCTTCTTCATCCATATGCTGGTGCAGAACCCGATCGGGATTGCGCTGGCTGCGATGCTCAGTCATCCGCGCCTGCGCTTTGCCGCGCTCTACCGGTCTGCCATCTTCATTCCCACCATCCTCAGCTTCGTGATTGTTGGTTTTGCCTGGAAGCTGATCCTGTCGCCGATCTGGGGCATCGCACCCTCGATGCTGGATGCAGTGGGCCTCAAATCGTTGTTTGCGCCATGGCTCGGCAAGGAAGCCTACGCGCTGGTGACGCTGTCGCTGGTGTCGGTCTGGCAGTTCGTCGGCATTCCGATGATGCTGATTTATGCGGCACTGCTGTCGATCCCGGAAGAAATTCTGGAGGCGGGCGAGATTGACGGTATCACAGGCATCAATGCCTTCTGGAAGATCAAGCTGCCTCTCATCCTGCCGTCCATCGGTATCATCTCGATCCTGACCTTCGTGGGCAACTTCAATGCGTTCGACCTGATCTATGCGGCGCAAGGAGCGCTGGCGGGTCCGAATTTCTCGACGGACATTCTTGGCACTTTCCTCTATCGCACCTTCTTCGGCTTTCAGTTGCAGTTGGGTGACCCCTATATGGGGTCTGCGGTGGCAGGGACGATGTTTGCCATCATCCTTGTCGGTGTCTGCATCTATCTGTTCGGCATCCAGACGCGCATGCGGCGCTATCAGCTCTAG
- a CDS encoding ABC transporter substrate-binding protein — translation MKFTPFALLAATLLSSAAYAEDVTLTIESWRNDDLKLWQEKIIPAFEASNPGIKLKFAPMAPTEYNSAINSKLGAGSAGDIISCRPFDASLALYKAGYLADLTSMEAMSNFSDVAKAAWQTDDAAHTFCVPMASVIHGFIYNKDAFDELGLAVPETEDEFFSVLDKIKADGTYIPMAMGTNDQWEAATMGYQNIGPTYWKGEEGRLALIKGEQKLTDPQWTEPYAVLHKWAPYLGDGYEAQTYPDSQNLFTLGRAAIYPAGSWEISGFNEQADFKMGAFKPPVKAKGDTCYISDHVDIGIGMNTKTPNPEAAKTFLAWVASPAFAEIFGNALPGFFPLSKTPVDIKDPLAQEFVSWRGDCETTIRSTYQILSRGTPNLENETWGASVAAIKGTSTPEELGKKLQEGLDSWYKPGM, via the coding sequence ATGAAGTTCACTCCATTTGCTCTTTTGGCTGCAACATTGCTCAGCAGCGCCGCTTATGCGGAAGACGTTACCCTGACAATCGAAAGCTGGCGTAACGATGACCTGAAACTCTGGCAGGAAAAGATCATTCCAGCCTTTGAAGCCAGCAATCCTGGTATCAAGCTGAAATTTGCCCCGATGGCTCCGACCGAATACAACTCGGCCATCAACTCCAAGCTGGGTGCCGGTTCTGCCGGCGACATCATCAGCTGTCGTCCGTTCGATGCCTCTCTTGCCCTGTACAAGGCAGGTTATCTGGCCGATCTGACCAGCATGGAAGCCATGAGCAACTTCTCTGACGTTGCCAAGGCTGCATGGCAGACCGACGATGCTGCGCACACCTTCTGTGTGCCGATGGCTTCGGTCATTCATGGCTTCATCTACAACAAGGACGCGTTTGACGAACTGGGCCTTGCTGTTCCAGAAACCGAAGACGAATTCTTCTCCGTTCTCGACAAGATCAAGGCAGACGGCACCTATATTCCAATGGCCATGGGCACCAATGACCAGTGGGAAGCTGCCACCATGGGCTACCAGAACATCGGCCCGACCTACTGGAAGGGTGAAGAAGGTCGTCTGGCTCTGATCAAGGGCGAGCAGAAGCTGACCGATCCGCAGTGGACCGAGCCTTATGCGGTTCTGCACAAGTGGGCTCCGTATCTGGGTGATGGCTATGAAGCTCAGACCTATCCGGACAGCCAGAACCTGTTCACGCTCGGTCGCGCCGCCATCTATCCGGCTGGCTCGTGGGAAATCTCCGGCTTCAATGAACAGGCCGACTTCAAGATGGGTGCCTTCAAGCCTCCTGTAAAAGCCAAGGGTGATACCTGCTACATTTCCGACCATGTTGATATCGGTATCGGCATGAACACCAAGACGCCAAATCCGGAAGCGGCAAAGACCTTCCTCGCATGGGTTGCTTCGCCAGCCTTTGCCGAGATCTTTGGCAACGCCCTGCCGGGTTTCTTCCCGCTCAGCAAAACGCCGGTTGATATCAAGGATCCGCTGGCTCAGGAATTCGTAAGCTGGCGCGGCGATTGCGAAACCACGATCCGGTCCACCTACCAGATCCTGTCTCGCGGCACGCCAAACCTTGAAAACGAAACCTGGGGTGCGTCCGTTGCTGCCATCAAGGGCACGTCCACACCGGAAGAGCTTGGCAAGAAACTGCAGGAAGGCCTCGACAGCTGGTATAAACCCGGCATGTAA
- a CDS encoding DUF2254 domain-containing protein produces MPKWQWILLQLTRRLWVRAALIGLLGVCAAALATLAETLALWEPHFDISAEAVNSILSIIASSMLTVTTFSLSVMTSAYSSATSNATPRATKLLIEDNMSQNVLSTFIGSFLFSIVGIVVLKTGAYGPQGRAVLFGVTIAVIALIVLSLLRWIDYLTQLGRVEKAAGRVETATRKAVLARLAQPCLGGQPLRRADGIPDDALTIRSMETGYVQHIDMQRLSDCVEGRKARLYLEAVPGNFVFLNAPLARLVLSESGTDEQNGSAENQSGGLAEQVRAAITIGQERSFDQDPRFGFCVLSEIATRALSPGINDSGTAIDIIGRITRLLSLWADQDTRQEAEVTYPALYAPPIEARDLFDDGFNQIARDGASHVEIHLRLRKSLAALSAIGDDVFQDAAREQAALALKRADAALGLAEDKLRLEAVPVN; encoded by the coding sequence ATGCCGAAGTGGCAATGGATCCTGCTTCAGTTGACACGACGCCTGTGGGTGCGGGCGGCCCTGATCGGGCTGCTCGGAGTTTGCGCCGCCGCGCTGGCTACGCTGGCCGAGACGCTGGCACTCTGGGAGCCGCACTTTGATATCAGCGCCGAGGCCGTCAACAGCATTCTGTCGATCATTGCGTCGAGCATGCTCACCGTGACGACCTTTTCCCTTTCGGTGATGACATCCGCCTACAGCTCGGCGACCAGCAATGCCACGCCGCGCGCCACCAAGCTGCTGATCGAAGACAACATGTCCCAGAATGTGCTGTCCACCTTCATTGGCTCGTTTCTCTTCAGCATCGTTGGCATCGTTGTGCTGAAAACCGGCGCATACGGTCCGCAAGGACGGGCCGTGCTGTTTGGCGTGACCATTGCAGTGATTGCGTTGATCGTGCTCTCGCTTTTGCGGTGGATCGACTATCTGACCCAACTGGGGCGGGTGGAAAAGGCGGCGGGCCGTGTCGAGACGGCGACCCGGAAGGCGGTTCTGGCCCGGCTTGCCCAGCCCTGTCTGGGTGGTCAGCCGCTTCGTCGTGCGGATGGGATCCCCGATGACGCCCTTACCATCCGGTCGATGGAAACAGGCTATGTACAGCATATCGACATGCAGCGGCTGTCCGATTGTGTCGAGGGGAGAAAGGCGCGGCTTTATCTGGAAGCGGTGCCCGGCAATTTCGTGTTCCTCAATGCACCTTTGGCGCGGCTCGTTCTGTCCGAATCCGGGACGGATGAGCAGAATGGGAGTGCAGAAAATCAGTCCGGAGGGCTGGCGGAGCAGGTGCGTGCGGCGATTACCATCGGGCAGGAACGCAGTTTTGATCAGGATCCTCGTTTCGGCTTCTGCGTGTTGAGCGAAATTGCCACGCGAGCCCTGTCGCCAGGCATCAATGACTCCGGGACGGCCATCGACATCATCGGCCGCATCACGCGGCTTTTGAGCCTCTGGGCAGATCAAGATACCAGACAGGAGGCAGAGGTCACCTATCCTGCCCTGTATGCACCACCGATCGAGGCCAGAGACCTGTTTGATGATGGTTTCAACCAGATCGCCCGCGACGGGGCGAGCCATGTGGAGATCCACTTGCGGCTGCGCAAGTCGCTGGCTGCTCTGAGTGCGATTGGCGATGACGTCTTTCAGGATGCAGCCAGAGAGCAGGCGGCTCTGGCGCTCAAACGGGCCGATGCCGCGCTCGGGCTTGCCGAAGACAAGCTGCGGCTGGAGGCTGTGCCTGTCAACTGA
- a CDS encoding Gfo/Idh/MocA family oxidoreductase: protein MIRTLVAGLGNMGYAHALAHHHHPDSEIVALVNRTGEVPEGPLQDYPVFADFHEALATSKPDLVAIATYTDTHVDFACAAMEAGAHVFVEKPLSMTVEGAKRVVETARRTGRKLVVGYILRHHPSWIRFVAEARALGGPYVFRLNLNQQSSGHEWETHKALMQTTSPIVDCGVHYVDVMCQITDAKPLRVNGIGLRLSDEIGPEMYNYGQLQVTFADGSVGWYEAGWGPMMSETAFFVKDIVSPNGAVSIVDGNKGASADVDGHTKVGGILVHRPDGDRHIDLTGEPGHNELCAAEQDFILTAIRDDIDLSRHMEDAVQSLAICLAADESIRTGKTVILEETAE from the coding sequence ATGATCCGGACACTTGTCGCAGGGCTGGGCAACATGGGCTATGCCCACGCACTGGCTCACCATCATCATCCAGACTCTGAAATCGTCGCTCTGGTCAATCGCACCGGAGAGGTGCCGGAAGGGCCTCTGCAGGACTATCCGGTGTTTGCCGATTTCCATGAGGCTCTGGCTACCAGCAAACCCGATCTTGTGGCCATTGCAACCTACACCGATACGCATGTGGATTTTGCTTGCGCCGCGATGGAGGCCGGGGCGCATGTGTTTGTCGAAAAGCCACTGTCGATGACCGTGGAGGGAGCCAAACGGGTTGTCGAGACGGCCAGACGCACTGGCCGCAAGCTGGTGGTCGGCTATATCCTGCGCCATCATCCCTCGTGGATCCGCTTTGTTGCCGAAGCCCGTGCTCTGGGCGGTCCCTATGTCTTCCGGCTCAACCTCAATCAGCAGTCCAGCGGCCACGAATGGGAGACCCACAAGGCGCTGATGCAGACCACGAGCCCGATTGTCGATTGCGGTGTGCATTATGTGGATGTGATGTGCCAGATCACCGACGCCAAACCGCTGCGGGTCAATGGCATCGGCCTGCGTCTCTCCGATGAAATCGGGCCGGAGATGTATAACTATGGCCAGTTGCAGGTGACCTTTGCCGATGGCTCGGTGGGGTGGTACGAAGCCGGATGGGGGCCGATGATGTCTGAAACGGCCTTTTTCGTCAAAGATATCGTCTCGCCGAACGGAGCCGTGTCGATTGTCGATGGCAACAAGGGAGCCAGCGCTGATGTCGACGGGCACACCAAGGTCGGTGGCATCCTCGTGCACCGGCCGGATGGTGACCGGCATATCGATCTGACCGGAGAGCCCGGTCACAACGAATTGTGCGCTGCCGAGCAGGACTTCATTCTTACTGCCATCCGTGACGACATCGATCTTTCCCGCCATATGGAGGATGCCGTTCAGTCGCTGGCGATCTGCCTTGCCGCTGATGAAAGCATCCGGACCGGCAAGACTGTCATTCTTGAGGAAACTGCCGAATGA
- a CDS encoding carbohydrate ABC transporter permease produces MNKARTNPVSAAAMHGALILYTLIALFPVFVILINSFKTRKAIFREPLSLPSSDSFSMIGYETVMKQGDFFLYFQNSMIVTVASLFFILLFGSMAAFALSEYRFKGNLIMGLYLALGIMIPIRIGTVAILEMMVATGLVNTLWSLILVYTAQGLPLAVFILSEFMRQVSDDLKDAGRVDGLSEYTIFARIVVPLVRPAMATVAVFNMIPIWNDLWFPLILAPAEETKTLTLGSQVFIGQFVTDWNAVLSALSMAILPVLILYVIFSRQLIRGITSGAVK; encoded by the coding sequence ATGAACAAGGCACGGACCAATCCAGTCAGCGCTGCCGCCATGCATGGCGCGCTCATTCTCTACACGCTGATCGCGCTGTTTCCGGTGTTCGTCATCCTGATCAACAGCTTCAAGACCCGCAAGGCGATCTTTCGCGAACCGTTGTCGCTACCCAGCAGCGACAGTTTCTCGATGATCGGCTATGAGACGGTGATGAAGCAGGGCGACTTTTTCCTCTATTTCCAGAACTCGATGATCGTCACCGTGGCATCGCTGTTCTTCATCCTGCTGTTCGGTTCCATGGCGGCTTTCGCGCTCAGCGAATATCGCTTCAAGGGAAACCTGATCATGGGGCTCTATCTGGCGCTCGGCATCATGATCCCGATCCGTATCGGCACGGTGGCCATTCTGGAAATGATGGTCGCGACGGGGCTGGTTAATACGCTGTGGTCACTGATCCTTGTCTATACGGCGCAAGGGCTGCCGCTGGCGGTGTTCATTCTCAGCGAATTCATGCGGCAGGTCTCCGACGATCTCAAGGATGCCGGCCGGGTTGACGGGCTCAGCGAATACACGATTTTCGCCCGCATTGTCGTGCCACTGGTACGGCCCGCCATGGCGACGGTTGCGGTGTTCAACATGATCCCGATCTGGAACGATCTGTGGTTCCCGCTGATCCTTGCTCCGGCTGAGGAAACCAAAACACTGACGCTCGGCAGTCAGGTCTTCATCGGTCAGTTTGTCACGGACTGGAACGCAGTGCTGTCCGCATTGTCCATGGCGATCCTGCCGGTTCTCATTCTCTATGTCATTTTCTCGCGGCAATTGATCCGCGGTATCACGTCGGGGGCAGTCAAATGA
- a CDS encoding GntR family transcriptional regulator yields the protein MSENSNPLAKNAAAPLYEQLKFAIKEMISSRALGPGDAIPTETELCKQYDVSRITVRRAITELEAEGVLEKRHGKGTFVTLPKMETSLLNLGGFSESFALRRYRVEKTILEMSEEAADEDLGERLGIAPSAAILHISRLITTDGTPMTIESSYFSLDLFPGLMSEIHDDTSLYSLLQTRYGREVKHAKRVINCRVATPKECGIFRCTSGDIMFEVEKTVYGEDRSVPLQYSKLLTPSARMNLVIEI from the coding sequence TTGTCCGAGAATTCCAATCCACTTGCCAAGAATGCAGCGGCCCCGCTCTACGAACAACTCAAGTTCGCGATCAAGGAAATGATTTCCTCGCGAGCGCTGGGGCCTGGTGACGCCATTCCCACGGAAACGGAACTGTGCAAGCAATATGACGTCAGTCGCATAACCGTGCGCAGGGCGATCACGGAACTGGAAGCGGAGGGCGTTCTTGAGAAGCGGCATGGCAAGGGCACCTTCGTCACGCTGCCCAAGATGGAAACCAGTCTGCTCAATCTGGGGGGCTTTTCGGAGAGCTTTGCGTTGCGGCGCTATCGCGTCGAAAAGACGATACTCGAGATGAGCGAGGAAGCGGCGGATGAGGACCTCGGCGAGAGGCTTGGCATTGCGCCATCTGCGGCGATATTGCATATCAGCCGCCTGATCACGACCGACGGGACGCCGATGACGATCGAAAGCTCCTATTTCTCGCTGGATCTGTTTCCTGGCCTGATGAGTGAAATTCATGATGACACGTCGCTCTACAGCCTGTTGCAGACCAGATATGGTCGCGAGGTGAAACATGCCAAACGGGTTATCAATTGCCGGGTGGCGACGCCGAAGGAATGTGGCATCTTCCGCTGTACCAGCGGAGACATCATGTTCGAGGTTGAAAAGACGGTGTATGGCGAAGACCGGTCGGTGCCGTTGCAATATTCGAAACTGCTGACGCCGAGTGCGCGGATGAATCTGGTCATCGAGATCTGA
- a CDS encoding SIS domain-containing protein — protein MNDQVKKTGLEEAIAAVAAREKVTEFYFVACGGSNALLMQGQYIMDREAKGIAAYSYSSAEFLARAPVRLGKNSVVVTCSHSGNTPETIAATRYAREAGALTIAFTHKPESELDEAAEQSIYYEFDPLSVGEKHNAILLVQLVLGSLKELEGNTKFDLAKKAIPTLHDKAEKVKAAHAEGAKAWAESYKREPVIYTMSSGSCYSIAYSFAICLLQEMQWVNSAAIHSGEYFHGPFEITDFDTPFIILKTLANSRKMDERALAFAEKYSKRLLVLDAQEFGVEEVAGEAAEYLVPIMFTALLRTYAVALSDSRGHPLSVRRYMWRMEY, from the coding sequence ATGAATGATCAAGTAAAAAAAACAGGCCTCGAAGAGGCAATCGCCGCCGTCGCCGCTCGCGAGAAGGTCACTGAATTCTATTTCGTCGCCTGCGGCGGTTCCAACGCCCTGCTGATGCAGGGTCAGTACATCATGGACCGCGAAGCAAAAGGCATTGCAGCCTACTCCTACAGCTCCGCAGAATTCCTCGCTCGCGCTCCGGTTCGTCTTGGCAAGAACTCTGTCGTTGTGACCTGCTCCCATTCCGGCAACACCCCGGAAACCATCGCAGCCACCCGTTATGCCCGTGAAGCTGGCGCCCTGACCATTGCCTTCACCCACAAACCGGAATCCGAACTGGACGAAGCAGCCGAACAGTCCATCTATTATGAATTCGATCCGCTGAGCGTTGGCGAAAAACACAATGCCATTCTGCTGGTTCAGCTGGTCCTGGGCTCCCTGAAAGAACTCGAAGGCAACACCAAGTTCGACCTCGCCAAAAAGGCAATCCCGACGCTCCATGACAAGGCAGAAAAGGTCAAGGCTGCCCATGCAGAAGGTGCAAAGGCCTGGGCTGAATCCTACAAGCGCGAACCGGTCATCTACACGATGAGCTCCGGCTCCTGCTACTCCATCGCCTATTCCTTCGCCATCTGTCTTCTGCAGGAAATGCAGTGGGTCAACTCCGCGGCCATTCATTCCGGCGAATACTTCCACGGTCCTTTCGAAATCACCGATTTCGACACCCCGTTCATCATCCTCAAAACCCTTGCAAATTCCCGCAAGATGGACGAACGCGCTCTGGCATTTGCCGAGAAATACTCCAAGCGTCTGCTGGTTCTGGACGCCCAGGAATTCGGTGTTGAGGAAGTTGCCGGTGAAGCTGCCGAATATCTGGTGCCGATCATGTTCACGGCCCTGCTGCGCACCTACGCTGTTGCCCTCAGCGACTCCCGCGGCCATCCGCTGAGCGTTCGTCGCTACATGTGGCGCATGGAATACTAA
- a CDS encoding ABC transporter ATP-binding protein — translation MSALTLKNVFKTFGTTEVLRDISIEVEQGEFVVFVGPSGCGKSTLLRVIAGLEDASAGEVYIDDNLVNSVPPSKRGIAMVFQSYALYPHLNVANNMSLALKQEGVSKAEIAERVQEASRMLQLDDYLKRYPSELSGGQRQRVAIGRAVVRQPKLFLLDEPLSNLDAALRVSTRLEIANLHKQLDATMIYVTHDQTEAMTLADKIVVLRDGRVEQVGSPMELYNKPANKFVAGFLGSPAMNFLPASLLEAGDTRTIGIRPEDLYLADDGPLAATVQHVEHLGGDTNVIAFVGEHQVTVRLFGQHDIRPRQALKLGFDAQKRHYFDA, via the coding sequence ATGAGTGCACTGACGCTGAAAAATGTTTTCAAGACCTTCGGGACCACCGAGGTGCTCAGGGATATCAGTATCGAAGTGGAGCAGGGGGAGTTTGTCGTCTTCGTCGGGCCTTCTGGCTGTGGCAAGTCCACTCTGCTGCGGGTCATCGCGGGACTTGAGGACGCCTCCGCCGGTGAGGTTTATATCGATGACAATCTGGTCAACAGCGTGCCGCCTTCCAAGCGCGGCATCGCGATGGTGTTCCAGTCCTATGCACTCTATCCCCACCTCAATGTTGCCAACAACATGTCGCTGGCACTGAAGCAGGAAGGGGTTTCCAAGGCGGAGATCGCCGAACGCGTGCAGGAAGCCAGCCGGATGCTGCAACTCGATGACTATCTCAAGCGCTATCCGTCCGAGCTTTCGGGCGGGCAGCGGCAGCGGGTGGCCATCGGTCGGGCTGTCGTGCGTCAGCCCAAGCTGTTCCTGCTTGACGAGCCACTGTCCAATCTCGATGCGGCCTTGCGTGTCAGCACCCGGCTGGAGATCGCCAATCTGCACAAGCAGCTGGATGCCACCATGATCTATGTGACCCACGACCAGACCGAGGCGATGACGCTGGCGGACAAGATAGTCGTCCTGCGTGACGGGCGGGTGGAACAGGTCGGTAGTCCGATGGAGCTTTACAACAAGCCCGCCAACAAATTCGTGGCCGGGTTCCTTGGTTCGCCTGCGATGAACTTCCTGCCCGCTTCGCTGCTTGAGGCTGGAGACACCCGCACCATCGGCATCCGGCCGGAAGATCTCTATCTGGCCGATGACGGGCCGCTTGCCGCGACCGTTCAGCATGTGGAACATCTTGGAGGTGATACCAATGTCATCGCCTTCGTCGGCGAGCACCAGGTAACCGTCCGGCTGTTCGGGCAGCATGACATCAGGCCGCGTCAGGCCCTCAAGCTCGGGTTCGATGCGCAGAAACGGCATTATTTCGACGCGTAG